From one Fibrobacter sp. UBA4297 genomic stretch:
- a CDS encoding class I tRNA ligase family protein, which translates to MFREVKKEETFPQIEERVLALWDKDESFKKSLDSRPETEPYTFYDGPPFATGLPHYGHLLAGTIKDIVPRYWTMKGKKVPRGFGWDCH; encoded by the coding sequence ATGTTTCGTGAAGTAAAGAAAGAAGAAACCTTCCCGCAGATCGAAGAGCGCGTGCTCGCCCTGTGGGATAAGGATGAATCGTTCAAGAAGTCGCTGGATTCCCGTCCGGAAACTGAACCGTACACTTTCTACGATGGCCCTCCGTTTGCAACGGGCCTTCCGCACTACGGTCACTTGCTTGCCGGTACCATCAAGGATATCGTTCCGCGTTACTGGACCATGAAGGGCAAGAAGGTTCCCCGCGGTTTCGGTTGGGACTGCCACG